Proteins encoded within one genomic window of Mesorhizobium sp. B2-1-8:
- a CDS encoding IclR family transcriptional regulator has protein sequence MSINSDGPLDRAFSILDFVATQIKAVTVADIGKNLDLPLPTAHRLISNLESRGLLQRAAGTKRFVVGNNLVVLAGKTIGSAFRTARRHAVLQNVAAEIGEQCEIGIARNNAVVYVDSVRVKAPQSLQFDPGHSAPLYCTSTGKIYLSMLPAKPREKLVRELHLERHTDQTITDPETLLQVLEETRKNGWARTNEEFVKGVVGCAVPILAPGGTLIACLGVSVPVARVSFDDLEHFREPLVRAAKLLSETILEANGDFTAEEGE, from the coding sequence ATGAGTATTAACAGCGATGGTCCACTCGATCGAGCATTCTCAATTCTCGATTTTGTCGCAACACAAATCAAGGCTGTCACAGTGGCAGACATCGGTAAGAACCTCGACCTGCCTTTGCCAACCGCTCACCGATTGATCAGCAATCTCGAATCGCGGGGGCTACTCCAGCGCGCAGCGGGGACGAAACGGTTCGTGGTGGGGAACAATCTTGTCGTATTGGCGGGCAAGACCATCGGATCAGCCTTCCGAACGGCACGGCGCCATGCCGTTCTACAAAATGTCGCCGCAGAGATCGGGGAGCAGTGCGAGATTGGGATAGCCCGCAACAATGCCGTTGTCTATGTCGACAGCGTTCGAGTGAAGGCGCCTCAAAGCCTACAATTCGATCCCGGCCACAGTGCTCCGCTTTACTGCACGTCCACCGGCAAGATCTACTTGAGCATGCTCCCGGCGAAGCCTCGCGAAAAGCTCGTTCGGGAATTGCATCTGGAGCGGCATACAGATCAGACTATAACCGATCCCGAAACCCTTCTTCAGGTCTTGGAGGAGACGCGGAAAAACGGATGGGCTCGCACTAACGAAGAGTTTGTGAAGGGGGTCGTTGGTTGCGCTGTCCCGATCCTTGCGCCTGGTGGCACATTGATCGCCTGCCTTGGAGTGTCCGTTCCTGTCGCCCGTGTCAGCTTTGACGACCTCGAGCACTTCCGCGAGCCCTTGGTCCGAGCGGCCAAGCTTCTATCCGAGACGATACTCGAGGCAAATGGCGATTTCACCGCAGAAGAGGGCGAGTGA
- a CDS encoding aminotransferase class V-fold PLP-dependent enzyme produces the protein MQYYDVEAVRKLFPVVEKMTYLDSGFQTPMSTPVKQALEAFVTESYETAGPKSVWIERMEATRCKVASLLNAAPEEIAFTKNTSEAMNIAANALPLKAGDNVLLIHGDHPNNAYAFLNLKKKGIGVRFIAMTDVVNAESFRSHVDANTKAISMSYVTFHAGHRFDIESVGALCKEMNLYFVVDIMQAVGVVPIDAKKVGATFIGCGTHKGLLVPQGLGMLYWDRTRTELEPAYLAAISLRNPPSDFIARPDDMAVAPTASRFEIGNFNLSAIHALDAALDLIAQIGIDNIQAHCFALGDRLIHGLDALDVELVGPRDHALRAPHIYVAALPADQWMDYFASVDVRVSPERDGIRISLGMFNNASDIDRLLEVIRTRSRATGRSPQAA, from the coding sequence ATGCAGTACTACGACGTTGAGGCGGTAAGGAAGCTGTTCCCTGTCGTCGAGAAAATGACCTACCTCGACTCTGGCTTCCAGACGCCGATGTCGACGCCGGTCAAGCAGGCCCTCGAGGCTTTTGTCACCGAAAGCTACGAGACAGCAGGACCGAAATCCGTCTGGATTGAGCGCATGGAGGCGACGCGGTGTAAAGTCGCGAGCCTACTGAATGCGGCCCCAGAGGAAATCGCCTTCACCAAGAATACGTCCGAAGCAATGAACATTGCTGCGAACGCGCTGCCCCTCAAGGCCGGGGACAATGTCCTGCTGATCCATGGAGACCATCCGAACAACGCCTATGCGTTTTTGAATCTGAAGAAAAAGGGCATCGGGGTTCGCTTCATTGCAATGACGGACGTCGTCAACGCCGAAAGCTTCCGCTCCCATGTTGACGCGAACACCAAAGCGATCTCGATGTCGTATGTAACCTTCCATGCAGGTCATCGCTTCGACATTGAAAGCGTCGGCGCCCTCTGCAAGGAAATGAACCTGTATTTTGTGGTCGATATTATGCAGGCGGTCGGCGTCGTTCCGATCGATGCGAAAAAGGTAGGCGCCACATTTATCGGCTGCGGCACGCACAAAGGGCTGCTTGTCCCGCAGGGATTGGGCATGCTCTATTGGGATCGCACGCGAACCGAGTTGGAGCCGGCCTATCTTGCCGCGATCAGTCTGCGAAACCCCCCGTCCGATTTTATCGCTCGACCGGACGATATGGCAGTGGCTCCCACTGCCAGCAGATTTGAAATCGGAAACTTCAATCTATCGGCCATTCATGCGCTGGACGCCGCGCTCGACCTGATTGCTCAAATTGGAATTGATAACATTCAAGCTCATTGCTTTGCTCTGGGCGACAGACTCATTCACGGGCTCGATGCGCTCGATGTCGAGCTTGTCGGCCCGCGCGATCACGCTCTTCGCGCGCCTCACATTTATGTGGCTGCACTGCCAGCAGATCAGTGGATGGACTACTTCGCATCTGTCGATGTGCGCGTTTCGCCCGAGCGCGATGGCATTCGGATTTCGCTTGGGATGTTCAACAATGCTTCGGACATTGACCGACTTCTGGAGGTGATCAGAACTCGCAGCCGGGCAACCGGCCGGTCGCCGCAGGCTGCCTGA
- a CDS encoding aspartate ammonia-lyase — protein MSNAPEIERIEKDPLGPVSIPVDAYYGPQTARGIANFPISGIRISHFPNFIKALALVKMAAARANAALGDLDREKADVICQVCQEIAAGRHPGEFPLDVFQGGAGTSTNMNINEVIANRGLEIMGLPRGKYEKLHPNNDVNLAQSTNDVYPTAIRLAILLSRGALQRALEQLAGELEAKAEQFGDVIKLGRTQLQDAVPMTLGQEFQAFATTLREDVARLGEISTFFHAVNLGGTAIGTGINTNPDYQSAAVAELRSISGVPVVSAGNLIEACWDTGAFVLFSGMLKRTATKLSKICNDLRLLSSGPRGGLNEINLPALQPGSSIMPGKVNPVVPEVVNQVAFQIIGYDLTITLASEAGQLQLNVMEPVIAYNILHSLELLTNAVDVLRTKCVVGITANAETCRRHLEASTAVATALTPAIGYERAAELAKEVLVSGKTIREVLAEQPDLSEDLIAQTADPHLLTRPTRSRLAS, from the coding sequence TTGTCGAACGCTCCCGAAATTGAGCGCATTGAGAAAGACCCGCTTGGACCTGTAAGCATCCCTGTTGATGCCTACTATGGCCCGCAGACTGCGCGGGGCATCGCCAACTTCCCCATTTCGGGAATTAGAATCAGCCACTTTCCGAATTTCATCAAAGCGCTCGCCTTGGTGAAAATGGCAGCGGCGCGCGCCAACGCCGCGCTCGGCGATCTCGACAGAGAAAAGGCCGATGTCATCTGCCAAGTCTGCCAGGAAATCGCCGCGGGCAGGCACCCTGGCGAATTCCCGCTCGATGTGTTTCAGGGCGGCGCTGGCACCTCTACCAATATGAACATCAACGAAGTCATCGCTAACCGCGGCCTGGAAATCATGGGGCTGCCACGGGGAAAGTACGAGAAGCTTCATCCCAATAACGACGTGAACCTCGCTCAGTCGACAAACGACGTTTACCCAACTGCCATTCGCCTTGCGATCCTCCTTTCCCGCGGGGCATTGCAGCGAGCTTTGGAACAGCTCGCTGGCGAACTGGAGGCCAAGGCCGAGCAGTTTGGCGATGTTATCAAGCTTGGCCGGACCCAGTTGCAGGACGCGGTTCCGATGACCTTGGGGCAAGAGTTTCAGGCGTTCGCAACCACGCTGCGCGAGGATGTGGCGCGCCTTGGTGAAATCAGCACGTTCTTTCACGCAGTGAACCTCGGGGGAACGGCGATTGGCACGGGCATCAATACGAATCCCGATTATCAATCCGCAGCGGTCGCCGAACTGCGATCGATTTCAGGCGTGCCAGTCGTCTCGGCCGGCAACCTGATCGAAGCCTGCTGGGATACCGGCGCCTTCGTGCTCTTCTCTGGAATGTTGAAGCGAACGGCGACGAAACTCTCGAAGATCTGCAACGATCTGCGGCTGCTATCCAGCGGCCCGCGGGGCGGTCTCAACGAAATCAATCTGCCAGCACTTCAGCCCGGCTCCTCGATCATGCCCGGAAAAGTCAATCCCGTTGTCCCGGAGGTGGTCAATCAGGTCGCCTTCCAGATCATCGGCTACGATCTCACCATAACGCTTGCCTCTGAAGCTGGGCAGCTGCAGTTGAACGTGATGGAGCCGGTCATCGCCTACAACATCCTGCACTCGCTGGAGCTTCTGACCAATGCCGTCGACGTGCTGCGCACGAAATGCGTCGTGGGCATTACCGCCAATGCTGAGACGTGCCGCAGACATCTCGAAGCCAGCACTGCGGTTGCAACCGCCCTCACGCCAGCGATCGGCTATGAGCGTGCAGCCGAGCTTGCGAAGGAGGTCTTGGTTTCCGGTAAAACCATCCGCGAGGTCCTTGCCGAGCAGCCGGACCTATCGGAGGATCTAATCGCGCAGACGGCCGATCCGCACCTTTTGACCCGGCCAACGCGATCACGGCTGGCATCGTAA
- a CDS encoding S-(hydroxymethyl)glutathione dehydrogenase/class III alcohol dehydrogenase, protein MDVRAAVATEAGKPLEIMTVQLEGPRDGEVLIEIKATGICHTDEFTLSGADPEGIFPAILGHEGAGVVVDVGKGVTSVKKGDHVIPLYTPECRQCPSCLSRKTNLCTAIRATQGQGLMPDGSSRFSIGKDKIFHYMGCSTFSNFTVLPEIAVAKVNPDAPFDKICYIGCGVTTGIGAVINTAKVEQGATSVVFGLGGIGLNVIQGLKLAGADMIIGVDLNNDKKEWGERFGMTHFVNPKEIEGDIVPHLVNMTKRGADQIGGADYTFDCTGNTKVMRQALEASHRGWGKSVVIGVAGAGQEISTRPFQLVTGRSWMGTAFGGARGRTDVPKIVDWYMDGKIQIDPMITHTLKLEDINRGFDLMHEGKSIRSVVLY, encoded by the coding sequence ATGGACGTTCGCGCAGCAGTGGCTACGGAGGCCGGCAAGCCTCTCGAGATCATGACCGTTCAACTTGAGGGACCGCGCGACGGCGAGGTGCTGATCGAGATCAAGGCGACCGGCATCTGCCACACCGATGAATTCACGCTGTCGGGCGCCGATCCCGAAGGCATCTTCCCGGCCATTCTCGGCCATGAGGGCGCCGGCGTCGTCGTCGACGTCGGCAAGGGCGTCACCTCGGTCAAGAAGGGCGACCACGTCATTCCGCTCTATACGCCCGAATGCCGGCAGTGCCCGTCCTGCCTGTCCAGAAAGACCAATTTGTGCACCGCCATCCGCGCCACGCAAGGCCAGGGCCTGATGCCGGACGGCTCGTCGCGCTTTTCGATCGGCAAGGACAAGATCTTCCATTACATGGGCTGCTCGACCTTCTCCAATTTCACCGTGCTGCCCGAGATCGCGGTGGCCAAGGTCAATCCCGACGCCCCCTTCGACAAGATCTGCTACATCGGCTGCGGCGTCACCACCGGCATCGGCGCCGTCATCAACACCGCCAAGGTCGAGCAAGGTGCTACATCAGTGGTCTTCGGCCTCGGCGGCATTGGCCTCAACGTCATCCAGGGCCTGAAGCTTGCCGGCGCCGACATGATCATCGGCGTCGATTTGAACAACGACAAGAAGGAATGGGGCGAGCGCTTCGGAATGACACATTTCGTCAATCCGAAGGAGATCGAGGGCGACATCGTCCCCCACCTCGTCAACATGACCAAGCGCGGTGCCGACCAGATCGGCGGCGCCGACTACACGTTCGACTGCACCGGCAATACCAAGGTGATGCGCCAGGCGCTGGAGGCTTCGCATCGCGGTTGGGGCAAGTCGGTCGTCATCGGCGTCGCCGGCGCCGGCCAGGAGATTTCGACACGGCCTTTCCAGTTGGTCACCGGCCGCAGTTGGATGGGCACTGCCTTCGGCGGCGCACGCGGTCGCACAGACGTGCCGAAGATCGTCGACTGGTACATGGACGGCAAGATCCAGATCGACCCGATGATCACCCACACGCTGAAGCTCGAGGACATCAACAGGGGATTCGACCTCATGCATGAGGGCAAGTCGATCCGGAGTGTCGTGCTTTACTGA
- the gfa gene encoding S-(hydroxymethyl)glutathione synthase, producing MAEKLHPKIDNGLPRESASFAGGTLVCACTSNPVKVRVKGQIAHNHACGCTKCWKPEGAVFSVVAVAGTGDVTVTENGDKLKVVDPSALIQRHACTQCGVHMHGPVERDHPFKGLSFIHPERFEEDGWSPPGFTAFVSSIIESGVDPSRMDGIRGRLKTIGLEPYDCLNPGLMDYIATWTAKKSGALPA from the coding sequence ATGGCGGAGAAACTGCATCCGAAAATCGACAATGGCCTGCCCAGGGAAAGCGCAAGCTTTGCCGGCGGCACGTTGGTCTGCGCCTGTACAAGCAACCCGGTCAAGGTGAGGGTCAAGGGCCAGATCGCCCACAACCACGCCTGCGGCTGCACCAAATGCTGGAAGCCCGAAGGTGCTGTATTCTCGGTGGTGGCGGTTGCCGGCACCGGCGATGTCACCGTCACCGAGAACGGCGACAAGCTGAAGGTGGTCGACCCGTCAGCGCTGATCCAGCGTCATGCCTGCACCCAATGCGGCGTCCACATGCACGGACCGGTCGAGCGCGACCATCCGTTCAAGGGCCTGTCCTTCATCCATCCCGAGCGTTTCGAGGAGGATGGCTGGTCGCCTCCGGGCTTCACCGCCTTCGTCTCCTCGATCATCGAATCCGGTGTCGACCCGAGCCGCATGGACGGCATTCGCGGCAGGCTGAAGACAATTGGCCTGGAGCCCTATGACTGCCTCAACCCCGGCCTGATGGATTATATCGCCACCTGGACGGCCAAGAAGTCCGGCGCCTTGCCGGCCTGA
- a CDS encoding Tn3 family transposase: MGRRKLISSKEAAILLGIATNEDGLIRHFTLDPVDRLQCELRRRPQNKLGFAVQLCTIRQTGRLLWDDEQPPAAVINYLADQLGIDARLYAFYAHRVQTRFDHSRSLMAYLGLRTASRDDRRAALVAAIDAAADGDHGLPIATAVIAEFRKRNALLPSLHSIEKIGLGGRAIARRRAEKELVEGIPPDRLTSLDRLLEVDPVIGQTRFHWLRSAPEAPGASNLVGLTERIAFLRTLEIDSKLQMRISSGRWDQMISEGNATPAWLANDFNASRRQALIVAQVIKLGQKLTDDAVSMFIRLMGRLFSQANNRKKQRHMDCRPDTAKALRMFLDTITALQSANDYGRNALEVLDQEVGWHRLLRIKPELQSMVEDNEASPLALAGEQYATVSKYAGSFLQAFTFQSARRHDPLLAAISLLKRLYAEKRRTLPDRVPVTHLRQADRRLILGQEKPDRRLYEIATLAALRDRLRSADIWVDGSRSFRPIDEHLMPRSTFTTMKEQDRLGLGVQGDGAAWLAEARQMLDFNLKRLAHRARSGKLEGVRLEAATLIVTPIAGEVPVEAEDLNAEISELYPLIEVPDLLREVHEWTGFADCFTHVRTGDTPRNVSAMLAGVLADATNLGPKRMASASKGISAHQISWMRTFHARSETYRAAQACVTDAHTRHPHSRLWGNGTTASSDGQFFRATDRAAKRGDINLHYGSEPGSKFYSHLSDQYGYFSILPISPTESEAAYVLDGLFDQDTALEIEEHFTDTGGASDHVFGLFALIGKRFAPRLRNLKDRKFHTFEKGDAYPALSNHIGAPINTTLILDHWDDLLHLAASITTRTVVPSTILKKLSASPKESQLARALRELGRIERSLFMIEWYSSPALRRRCQAGLNKGEAAHKLKRAVFFHERGEIRDRSFESQAFRASGLNLVVSAIVHWNTVYIERAVTHLRKMHREIPDHLLKHVSPLSWEHINLTGIYTWDAEHQMPEGFRSLRLPARLRQAA, encoded by the coding sequence GTGGGTAGAAGAAAGCTTATCAGCTCAAAGGAAGCGGCGATACTCCTGGGTATAGCGACGAACGAGGATGGCCTAATCCGTCACTTTACACTGGACCCGGTAGATCGTTTGCAATGCGAGCTCCGCCGCCGACCGCAGAACAAGCTGGGCTTCGCGGTGCAACTCTGCACAATCCGCCAAACGGGACGGCTCTTGTGGGATGACGAGCAGCCACCCGCGGCTGTGATCAACTATCTTGCGGATCAGCTCGGTATCGACGCGCGCCTCTACGCTTTCTATGCACATCGAGTACAGACGCGTTTCGATCACAGCCGGTCTTTGATGGCTTACCTCGGTCTGAGGACTGCCTCCAGAGACGATCGCCGCGCGGCCCTTGTGGCTGCAATCGATGCGGCGGCCGATGGCGATCACGGGTTGCCGATCGCGACAGCAGTCATTGCCGAGTTCCGGAAACGAAACGCGCTCCTTCCCTCGCTGCATTCGATCGAGAAGATTGGCCTCGGCGGTCGCGCGATAGCTCGCCGACGAGCTGAGAAAGAACTCGTCGAAGGTATCCCGCCCGATCGGCTTACATCATTGGACAGGCTGTTGGAGGTTGATCCGGTGATCGGCCAGACGCGATTTCATTGGCTGCGATCCGCGCCAGAAGCTCCAGGTGCGTCAAACCTGGTCGGGCTGACCGAACGTATTGCCTTCCTGCGCACGCTGGAAATCGATTCGAAACTGCAGATGCGCATATCGTCCGGACGGTGGGACCAGATGATCAGTGAGGGTAACGCCACGCCGGCATGGCTGGCCAACGACTTCAATGCGAGTCGCCGGCAGGCTTTGATCGTCGCGCAGGTCATCAAGCTCGGCCAGAAGCTCACCGACGATGCAGTGTCGATGTTCATCAGGTTGATGGGTCGGCTGTTCTCGCAAGCCAACAACCGCAAGAAGCAGCGGCACATGGATTGCAGGCCGGATACCGCCAAAGCGCTGCGCATGTTCCTTGACACGATCACAGCCCTGCAGTCCGCGAACGACTATGGCCGGAACGCACTGGAGGTTCTCGATCAGGAAGTTGGATGGCACCGGCTGCTGCGGATCAAGCCTGAGCTCCAGTCAATGGTTGAGGATAATGAGGCGTCGCCCTTGGCCTTGGCGGGTGAGCAATACGCGACCGTAAGCAAATATGCGGGCTCGTTTCTGCAGGCGTTCACGTTCCAATCGGCGCGGCGACACGATCCGCTTCTTGCGGCAATTTCTCTGCTGAAACGGCTCTATGCCGAGAAGCGGCGGACACTTCCGGATCGCGTCCCGGTGACCCACCTCAGACAAGCTGATCGACGGCTCATCCTTGGGCAGGAGAAGCCGGATCGGCGTCTCTATGAAATCGCAACGCTCGCGGCTTTACGAGATCGACTTCGGTCGGCGGACATATGGGTCGACGGCAGTCGATCCTTCCGACCAATCGATGAGCATCTGATGCCGCGGTCAACGTTCACCACAATGAAGGAGCAGGATCGGCTCGGACTTGGCGTTCAGGGTGACGGTGCGGCCTGGCTCGCGGAAGCGCGACAGATGCTCGACTTCAACCTGAAGCGGCTGGCGCATAGAGCACGATCCGGAAAGCTCGAAGGTGTTCGTCTGGAAGCAGCCACGTTGATCGTCACGCCAATCGCTGGTGAGGTGCCCGTGGAAGCTGAGGATCTTAACGCCGAGATCAGTGAACTCTATCCGTTGATCGAGGTGCCGGACCTCCTGAGGGAAGTGCATGAATGGACCGGCTTTGCGGATTGCTTCACGCATGTTCGCACGGGTGACACTCCGAGGAACGTCTCGGCCATGCTGGCTGGCGTACTGGCCGATGCGACCAACCTCGGTCCGAAACGGATGGCCAGCGCGTCCAAGGGCATCAGCGCTCACCAGATCAGCTGGATGCGCACCTTCCACGCCCGGTCAGAGACCTACCGCGCAGCCCAGGCCTGCGTGACGGACGCACACACCCGCCATCCGCATTCTCGACTTTGGGGCAACGGAACAACCGCATCGTCCGATGGTCAATTCTTTCGCGCGACCGACCGAGCCGCAAAGCGCGGCGACATCAATCTGCATTACGGCAGCGAACCCGGATCCAAATTCTACAGCCACCTTTCCGATCAGTATGGCTACTTCAGCATTCTGCCCATCAGTCCGACTGAAAGCGAGGCTGCCTATGTGCTCGATGGGCTATTCGATCAGGACACGGCCCTCGAAATAGAGGAGCACTTCACCGACACCGGCGGTGCCAGCGATCACGTCTTTGGGCTGTTCGCTCTGATCGGCAAGCGGTTCGCACCGCGATTGCGCAACCTCAAGGACCGGAAGTTCCATACATTCGAGAAAGGCGATGCATATCCGGCGCTGTCCAACCACATCGGGGCGCCGATCAACACCACTCTGATTCTCGACCATTGGGACGATCTACTTCATCTGGCGGCGTCGATCACGACGCGAACCGTCGTGCCGTCTACGATCCTGAAGAAGCTCTCGGCGTCGCCGAAGGAAAGCCAACTTGCCAGAGCTTTACGTGAACTCGGTAGGATCGAGCGATCTCTGTTCATGATCGAGTGGTACTCGAGTCCAGCATTGCGGCGGCGTTGCCAGGCTGGCCTCAACAAGGGTGAGGCGGCGCATAAGCTGAAGCGCGCTGTCTTCTTCCACGAGCGTGGTGAAATCCGTGACCGATCGTTCGAAAGCCAGGCGTTCCGCGCCTCCGGCCTCAATCTCGTCGTCAGCGCGATCGTACACTGGAACACGGTCTATATCGAGCGGGCCGTCACCCACTTACGCAAAATGCATCGTGAGATTCCGGATCACCTGCTCAAGCACGTATCTCCGCTGAGCTGGGAACACATCAATCTGACCGGCATCTACACCTGGGATGCAGAACATCAGATGCCTGAAGGCTTCCGGTCGCTCAGGCTTCCGGCTCGGTTACGTCAGGCCGCATGA
- a CDS encoding DUF1403 family protein translates to MIRLDPATASSVATPPSVPAWALAAGALSDADAAFRAGAALGALDSLARAQPAWAGAWRQRLALKCAGASMRLAGRAEDEAALRDTWHLRPAGADPGPAGAILGAWRQLAAQPPVVSAERLAKVVELLGLAWGDEALVDLCAAIDDQARGGRPAPFAAAAIATHIVAMRPDAELLAWWLADLVLAQSFRWPRPLPLLMAQAFGAAFRAEDGGRRRKPGEKNFERAVCVALVQAAAEACRLASELSRRAEKLLAVAPKLRAKGAGDVIILLLNEDAVSGSLVTKNLSRFAARRLFERLQQLDAVRELSGRTTFRLFGL, encoded by the coding sequence ATGATTCGCCTCGATCCCGCGACCGCCAGCTCAGTCGCCACGCCGCCCAGCGTCCCGGCCTGGGCGCTCGCCGCCGGCGCGCTCAGCGATGCCGACGCCGCCTTCCGGGCCGGCGCCGCCCTGGGTGCGCTCGACAGCCTCGCCCGAGCGCAACCTGCCTGGGCCGGCGCCTGGCGCCAGCGGCTGGCGCTAAAATGCGCCGGCGCCAGCATGCGGCTCGCCGGCCGTGCCGAGGACGAAGCCGCGCTGCGTGACACCTGGCACTTGCGCCCGGCCGGCGCCGATCCCGGCCCCGCCGGCGCCATTTTGGGCGCCTGGCGGCAGTTGGCCGCGCAGCCGCCCGTCGTCAGCGCCGAACGGCTGGCGAAGGTGGTCGAGCTGCTCGGACTCGCCTGGGGCGATGAGGCTCTCGTCGATCTGTGCGCGGCGATCGACGACCAGGCCCGCGGCGGCCGGCCGGCGCCGTTCGCCGCCGCGGCAATCGCCACTCACATCGTCGCCATGCGGCCCGACGCCGAGCTGTTGGCCTGGTGGCTGGCCGACCTGGTGCTGGCGCAAAGTTTTCGGTGGCCGCGGCCGCTGCCGCTGTTGATGGCCCAAGCTTTTGGCGCGGCGTTTCGCGCCGAAGACGGCGGCAGGAGAAGAAAACCGGGCGAAAAGAATTTTGAGCGGGCGGTCTGCGTTGCGCTGGTTCAAGCGGCGGCGGAGGCCTGCCGGCTGGCCAGCGAACTGTCGCGCCGCGCCGAAAAACTCCTGGCGGTGGCGCCGAAACTGCGCGCGAAAGGCGCCGGCGACGTGATTATTTTGCTCCTGAATGAAGATGCCGTTTCCGGCTCGCTTGTGACAAAGAACCTGTCGCGCTTTGCGGCGCGCCGCCTGTTTGAACGGTTGCAACAGCTCGATGCCGTGCGCGAGCTTTCCGGCCGCACCACTTTTCGGCTGTTTGGGTTGTAG
- the scpB gene encoding SMC-Scp complex subunit ScpB — protein MSEASARRKPNEQPVLLDTELDHLPPELRWREWMGRVEAVIFAASEPVTRSVLARVVGRNCNIELIIDDIRTELAGRPYELVAVAGAWQHRTKKVFGDVIHAAFGTAVGQGTKELSQAEALVLMCIAYFQPITRGELSSFFGKEVSRDLIGVLRAQALIASGPRSPQPGAPYTYVTTKNFLSQFGLDTLRQLPDFEALEDAGLLSKEKLLAGDIIPAFADIGDDGGSAALDK, from the coding sequence ATGAGCGAAGCGTCCGCCCGTCGCAAGCCGAACGAACAGCCTGTGCTGCTCGATACGGAACTGGACCACCTCCCGCCGGAGCTGCGCTGGCGCGAATGGATGGGCCGCGTCGAAGCGGTGATCTTTGCCGCCAGCGAACCGGTGACACGGAGTGTCCTCGCGCGGGTGGTGGGAAGAAACTGCAACATCGAGCTGATCATCGACGACATCCGCACCGAGCTCGCCGGCCGCCCCTACGAGCTGGTCGCGGTCGCCGGCGCCTGGCAGCACCGGACCAAAAAGGTTTTTGGCGACGTCATCCACGCCGCCTTCGGGACAGCCGTGGGGCAGGGGACAAAAGAACTGTCGCAGGCGGAGGCGCTCGTGCTGATGTGCATCGCCTATTTCCAGCCGATCACCCGTGGGGAGCTGTCGAGCTTCTTCGGCAAGGAGGTGTCCCGCGATCTGATCGGCGTGCTGCGCGCGCAGGCGCTGATCGCCTCGGGGCCGCGCAGCCCGCAGCCGGGTGCGCCCTATACCTATGTGACGACCAAGAATTTTCTCTCGCAGTTCGGGCTCGACACGCTGCGCCAGCTACCGGATTTCGAGGCGCTTGAGGACGCCGGGCTGCTGTCGAAGGAAAAGCTGCTCGCTGGTGATATCATCCCAGCGTTTGCAGATATCGGCGATGATGGCGGCAGCGCCGCTCTCGATAAATAG